One Chaetodon trifascialis isolate fChaTrf1 chromosome 12, fChaTrf1.hap1, whole genome shotgun sequence DNA window includes the following coding sequences:
- the LOC139340581 gene encoding FAST kinase domain-containing protein 3, mitochondrial-like: protein MKSIVCISSSVRAACQHTSACFPLNRLALCSPVSRCSNVEFASRTVVAQPCATSARTFHGTHVNTAVVQQVSATPLPSPVLIPGEREDELTAYQLGRRVPPKAAARPAAHLSPYRSCAKPPSNTAAQLNIQPVFEGEGVRELCSRLADLPSSDRAEGLAILLGACVEFGLDPRSPLVCRLINECLQLLSNRDTGVTQLCHLGEVAYALEGRQSATVMEVLNSISVAVEEDAVTPSETTRVYSLLALCYNPASQQQTLMLSTLHRHTQRLVHRLKAGQVSDILQILVKLQQRPAVPLVLRLSHRASRVFEAFSDDEVIKVLSALMILGNHDGALLAAMEKHLPGRLGNCDPELISTVMEYCLQMRCRSEPIFEAVAENFVCHAETHTTLQIAKQIVAMGRLNYLPQCSSQMFKKLESILSARFSQFQPRSLIEVLHACIHLERFPLNYMSKVFSPYFLQNLQAQGEPLDRNALGQLTQLHLSSSLECSYYRGPRLPHFLHVKTFSSVDEAFETPMESLLYKCVKDPLMELLGGKFYSTRIRTHSGYTIDVEICLDENGYVLPLSQWEHTHRRVVLCLDGQKRFCRNTQHLLGKEATKRRHLRRMGYEVVQIPYFEFEKLRTQEEQVQYLHSKIFPTIFKFSHRS from the exons ATGAAGTCCATCGTCTGCATCTCCTCGTCTGTCAGAGCGGCGTGTCAGCACACCTCAGCTTGTTTTCCTCTAAATCGTCTGGCTCTGTGCAGTCCTGTGAGCAGATGCTCCAATGTGGAGTTTGCCAGCAGAACTGTTGTCGCGCAACCGTGCGCAACGAGCGCGCGTACCTTTCATGGCACGCACGTAAACACGGCGGTGGTCCAGCAGGTGAGCGCGACCCCTCTGCCCAGCCCGGTGCTCATTCCAGGGGAAAGAGAGGATGAACTTACCGCGTATCAGTTAGGCAGACGTGTGCCACCCAAAGCAGCTGCCAGACCAGCCGCGCATCTCTCTCCATACCGCTCCTGCGCCAAACCACCGAGTAACACAGCTGCTCAACTAAATATCCAGCCTGTGTTTGAAGGGGAGGGGGTCCGCGAGCTGTGCTCCAGGCTGGCAGACTTACccagcagtgacagagcagaAGGACTGGCCATTTTACTCGGAGCATGTGTTGAATTTGGCTTGGACCCCCGCAGCCCTCTCGTCTGCAGGCTGATAAATGAgtgcctgcagctgctctccaACAGGGACACTGGGGTGACACAGCTCTGCCACCTGGGTGAGGTGGCGTACGCCCTGGAAGGCCGCCAGTCGGCCACGGTGATGGAGGTCCTGAACTCTATAAGTGTTGCTGTAGAAGAGGATGCAGTCACCCCCAGCGAGACAACCAGAGTCTACTCCCTGCTGGCTCTGTGTTACAATCCTGccagccagcagcagacacTCATGCTGTCCACTTTGCACAGGCACACTCAGAGGCTGGTCCACCGGCTGAAAGCTGGTCAGGTCAGCGATATCCTGCAGATCCTGGTGAAGTTACAGCAGAGGCCG GCTGTTCCTCTGGTGCTCAGGCTGAGTCACAGAGCATCACGGGTCTTTGAGGCTTTCAGTGACGATGAAGTCATTAAGGTGCTCTCTGCACTGATGATCCTGGGAAACCATGATGGAGCGCTCCTGGCTGCCATGGAGAAACACCTACCAG GGAGGCTGGGAAATTGCGATCCGGAGCTGATCAGCACCGTCATGGAGTACTGTCTGCAAATGAGGTGCCGCTCAGAGCCGATCTTTGAGGCTGTGGCTGAGAACTTTGTGTGCCACGCTGAGACGCACACCACCCTTCAGATCGCCAAACAGATTGTCGCCATGGGGAGACTCAACTACCTGCCGCAG tGTTCCAGCCAGATGTTTAAGAAGCTGGAGAGTATCTTGTCGGCAAGGTTTTCCCAGTTCCAGCCTCGCTCCCTGATTGAGGTGTTGCACGCCTGCATCCACCTGGAGCGCTTCCCTCTCAACTACATGTCCAAAGTCTTCAGCCCGTACTTCCTACAGAACTTGCAAG CGCAGGGGGAGCCGTTGGACAGGAATGCACTGGGACAACTGACACAGCTCCATCTCTCCAGTTCATTAGAGTGCAGTTACTACCGG GGTCCCAGGCTGCCCCACTTCCTCCATGTGAAGACGTTTTCGTCTGTGGACGAGGCCTTCGAGACACCAATGGAGAGTCTCTTGTACAAATGCGTTAAAGATccactgatggagctgctggggGGAAAGTTTTACTCCACCAGGATCCGCACTCACAGTGGATACACTATAG ATGTGGAAATATGCCTGGATGAGAACGGGTAtgttctgcctctgtctcagtGGGAGCACACTCACAGAAG GGTGGTGCTGTGTTTGGACGGCCAAAAGCGTTTCTGCAGGAACACACAACACCTGCTGGGGAAGGAAGCCACTAAAAGGAGACACCTCCGCAGGATGGGCTACGAGGTGGTTCAG ATCCCTTACTTTGAATTTGAGAAGCTGCGAACGCAGGAGGAACAGGTCCAGTATCTGCACAGCAAGATCTTTCCCACCATCTTCAAGTTCAGTCACAGATCGTAG